A single window of Mytilus trossulus isolate FHL-02 unplaced genomic scaffold, PNRI_Mtr1.1.1.hap1 h1tg000211l__unscaffolded, whole genome shotgun sequence DNA harbors:
- the LOC134701036 gene encoding plexin-B2-like: MLAATNTFEDLTSENRIKCKTGKSDGPRNMSRLQVVIDDMTVLLLNTTFKYLPDPSFSLSNKSTKAQQSGGATFTIQGEGFTNVGQITVERVDKPCHVPEDTSAVCETPPKLDNQPNNQTVKVHFDGLILTVTIEYVDDPTFQRFSSVVEYDKESTIQIKGANILNGAGLNDYSIHIGLDGSCPITDIAMTFIKCLPPKSVPRTDNADVNTVNVLVLVGRIEEYIGDLQYKEDVNTLAFVVGALAVALVTAIIIGVSAVVFLRKKRKRVIKEFKMELMTREETIRKASREEFADAQMNIRDIKSDLVTTKVPFCDYQTYVLHLLFPNQNLTSNPLLHYSEVTYFHIY, from the exons atgttagCAGCTACAAA TACTTTTGAAGATTTAACAAGTGAAAATCGCATCAAGTGCAAGACTGGCAAATCAGATGGTCCTAGAAATATGAGTCGATTGCAGGTTGTTATTGATGACATGACAGTACTATTATTAAACACAACTTTTAAATACTTACCGGATCCAAGCTTCAGTCTTTCAAACAAATCAACGAAAGCTCAACAAAG TGGCGGTGCAACATTTACAATTCAGGGTGAAGGGTTTACCAATGTAGGACAAATAACTGTTGAAAGAGTG GACAAACCTTGCCATGTTCCAGAAGATACATCAGCTGTCTGTGAAACGCCACCAAAATTGGACAATCAGCCAAACAATCAAACTGTTAAGGTTCATTTTGATGGCTTGATACTTACAGTCACTATAGAATATGTGGACGATCCCacatttcaaagattttcaagCGTTGTAGAATATGACAAGGAGTCTACTATTCAAATCAag GGGGCAAATATTCTAAATGGAGCTGGACTTAACGACTACAGTATACATATTGGCTTGGATGGAAGTTGTCCCATAACTGATATTGCTATGacatttatcaaatgtttaccTCCAAAATCAGTACCTCGGACTGATAATGCAGATGTAAATACGGTCAATGTACTT GTCTTGGTTGGAAGGATCGAAGAATATATTGGTGACCTACAATACAAAGAAGACGTAAATACGTTAGCCTTTGTAGTTGGTGCTTTGGCTGTGGCATTGGTCACAGCTATTATTATTGGCGTATCGGCTGTAGTTTTTTTAAGGAAGAAAAGGAAAAGAGTtatcaaagaattcaaaatgGAACTTATGACAAGAGAAGAAACGATACGAAAAGCTAGTAGAGAAG aATTTGCTGATGCTCAGATGAATATAAGAGACATCAAATCAGACCTTGTTACCACAAAAGTGCCATTTTGTGACTACCAAACTTATGTCCTTCATCTCCTCTTTCCAAACCAAAACCTAACATCGAATCCGCTTCTTCACTATTCAGAGgtaacatattttcatatttattag